tgcagtggccggatctcagctcactgcaagctccgcctcccgggtttacgccattctctggcctcagcctccccagtagctgggactacaggcgcccgccacctcgcccggctagttttttgtatttcttaatagagacggggtttcaccgtgttagccaggatggtctcgatctcctgacctcgtgatccgcccgtctcggcctcccaaagtgctgggattacaggcttgagccaccgcgcccggcggccGTGAGTCTTTGGGCACAGACACCTGTGGAAGTCTTCagttttttatatgtaaaatggagacatCTGGGAAGCCAATGGGGCATACCTCATAGAGGTCCAGTAAAAGATGATACACAGAGTAAACCGATCTCCTAAACAGGTCAGTGGAGTTTATTTTATACTCAGACCTGCTGCTATGTGATGCAGTCTTAGCCCATGACTGCCCCTCTGAGAGTTCACAGAGCAGACACTACATTTAGAAGAGACAGGAAAGGGAGGTGCCTGAAGCAAATGAGACTTTATTACGCATGAACTGTGCAGAGGACAATGTTATATTCTTCTGGAACATGCAGCGGAAATGGGTAACAAGGATAGGATAAATTCCCTGCTGTTCGGGAGCCTGCCTTGTAGTTGGTGGAGCAAAACCTCCTGGAGAGGGGCAATATGAGATACAGAGCAAAGGAGAGTATATCAGCAGCACGGGCAAATAGCAACACAGATTTACAGAGTTTCTGAAGATCTCCAGACCCAAGGAGTCTATGAGAATTTTCTGGAGGAGGTCTTTTTGGTGGAAGTGGTACATGAAATTTATTGCTGAGTGTAGAATGACACTGTGTAGTAAAAATGTGACTGCCGATGGGTTTTGTAGAGAGCGTTATTTGGAAAGGCTCAAGTGTAGGCTCCAGTAAATCAGGATCTAGTAAACTGCTGCTGGGGCTAGTGGTGGTTAAACAAGTAGAAAAACACTTTGCTTTGGCTGGGttagaggtcaggagttagagatgtGGTGGCATTTAGTGAAAGTTTGGTTTATGGAGACTTGAAAAACTATGATGTAAACAGTTTTAATTCTCACTTTATGTGTAGAATTTGAAACTATGCTAATCCAcccaagttaaaaatatatatgagattCTTATTTCAATCAGGTGGGTTAAGTGAATGGTACTCCATCTATTTATGCTGTTTCGCCTTAGCTGGCCAACAGAAATACCCATCACTGCAATCTTGATTTGTGAGAAGTCTTTATTCCTTAGGTAAAAACCAGGCCAGACAGCTGGTGAGGGCATCACTGCTGGGCTCCACCCTCCTCCTTTCAGAGGCCTCCCTTTGATTGTTCTCTTCCCGCTATGGATATTTCTTGGCCACATTCCTACCCCTTTgggcctcttcctcctcttccacttTGCCCCATCCACATAACCCCATCTGTGCCCCCTCTTCAGGTTTCTCTCTCCCTATGTCCTCAGCAATCTGAGGCCCAGCTACAGGGACAACAGTCGGGGCCAGTTACTGTCCTTCAGGGCCATTCCCTTCACTGGGGACCAAAGAGGGTGCCATTTTCATGGCTAAGAAGCCCACAGGAGGAAGATGAGGTGGACAACGTGCCAGTCACTGTAGGCCCTGTCTCAGGGGGAGCTCTTTGAAAAAAGGAGAGCCTGGTCCTCTTTCTCTGACTGCTCCACTTCCTGTAGCAACTTGTAGAGGGGTCCTGGAGTGCTTGCATAATACGGAGCTTCTTTGGGTCCGGTCAGCTTCAAGCTGGGACTGTAACAATGATACCAAAAGGAAGAGAAGCCATAGATTCCCAACAGGAATGAGGCATCGATCATCACATGCCAGCAGAAGAAGGTGGTGACAAACATGATGTCACTGATGTCATCATCTTGCCATGGGTAGCCAGAGACAGGTCTATATAGAATAAAGCCTGCCTGCATCAGCCAGGAGCCCATCATCAGCATCAGAAAGGTCTCCATCAGCTGGAGATGACACATGTTGGGAGCCCACAGCTGTGCAGTCAACACCAGCAACAGCAGGAACACCACCAAAATGAGCAGAGAGTGAACGTGCAGCTCCACCCCTTCTGAGTCTTTAGCATGTGACACCATCAGCAGCAGGAGCTGGTAGATGATCAGGACCAGGGTACCTTTTTCTAGGCCCACACACCTCTGAGGCAGCACGTTCTTGCTCATGAAGTCCACACAGCCATTGAGAGTGAGGAGGATGAACATGGTGAGGTGCTGCCACTCTTTGGGGTACATGAACCTTGATGGCACCTGCTTGCTCATAAGCACCATCCCGCTATCAAGACAGAGTACCACATAAAATGTTAAGAGGGAGCCAGTCACTATCTTCAGTAATCCTCCATAGGATATTTTCCACAGCCTGGAACATCTTTGCTTATTCCTCGGAGAGCACAAAGGATACAGGACACAACCTTTGAGTATCATGCCCTTGGAGACCACTGTGGCCTGATATAGTccataagagaaaagaaatagccCCGGGTAAAAATGGCCAATGAACTTTCCCATGGAATAGAGGCCTGTCTGACTGAAGCATGAAGAACGATACTCAGGACCTCTCTACCCTCCTCTCCCTCACAGGCCCCTGGAGTTTTGGGTCTATATATACAGAGCTAAGTTCTACCTACTTTTATCATCTCCTTCTGCCCACTGCTGTCTCACAGAATGGAAAGTTCTGGACAGGAGCCTAGATTTTTAGTGAGGTATGTCTCATTATTCCATTTCATTCCAGTACATTGGGAACTAATTGAGTTCTGCCAAAGtagaaacataaatattttttagtatgcACCTGTGGGAATTTGTGCTCTCAGGAGCTCTGCTTTTGGGCCCTTGAGGACCTTCTGGTCACACTTGTCCCTCTCTCTCATGGCTTGCTTCCTTCTGCCCCTGTTCAATGTTCAGAGTAGGAAAAGAGAGGTGCCTGAGCACGGAGATTATCCAGAGAAGACCTGGGTTACTCACAAACCTTCATGCATCCTTTAAGACTCcttcctcggccgggcgcggtggctcaagcctgtaatcccagcactttgggaggctgagacgggcggatcacaaggtcaggagatcgagaccatcctggctaacacggtgaaaccccgtctctactaaaaaatacaaaaactagccgggcgaggtggcagatgcctgtagtcccagctactcgggaggctgaggcaggagaatggcgtgaacccgggaggcggagcttgcagtgagctgagatccggccactgcactccagtctgggcgacaaagcgagactctgtctcaacaacaacaacaacaacaaaaaaaaagactccttcCTCAgacaggcttggtggctcaagcctgtaatcccagcactttgggaggccaaggcagatctcgaggccaggagttcgagaccagactggccaacatggtgaaagcccgtctccactcaaaatacaaaaactagctgggcatgttaatgagtgcctgtaatcccagctatttggaaggctgagacaggagaattacttgaacccaggaggcggaggttgtagtgagccaagatcatgtcactacgctccagcctgggtgacggagcaagactgtctcaaaaaaaaaaaaaaaaaaaagactccttaCTCATATGTTGGGTCATATACTAAGAGCAAATATATTCTTCCCAgacataaaagtttgaaaacatttGGGTGTGTGTTCATATATTTGAGCTCTTGTTCTCTTTATTCTTCTGTAACAGTTTTTGGGGACCACAAAGAAAACCACTCAATTGCCCCAAATTGTCTTTCCACTGAACAGTAGATGAACGTAAAATGTCACCTTTTGAGATCAATTTTGGAATGTTAAgctgtaattttttattaaaatgcagatatgTTGAGATAAGTAGATCCAATGAGTTGCTTATATTTTAATGTGAATTAGGTCCTCGACTTTATTCTCTCTTTAATTATCATTTACTATGTGTTAACACATATAGGCAGAAAGAGTTCTAGGCACTAGGTAGCAACCAGTTGCATATGATGGATTGCATCCAAGGCAAgagtcttcatttatttatttttatttttatttttattttgagacagtgtctcgctctgttgcccaggctggagcttaGTGActtgatgacagctcactgcagcctcaacctcctgagctcaatcaatcctcctgcctcagctgctgagtagctgggacaacagacatgagcccccacatccagctattttttgtattttttgtagaaatgaggcctcactatgttgtccaggctggtctcaaactcctgagctcaagtgatccacccacctcaacctcccaaagtgctgggattataggtgtgagccaccaaacctggccctatttatttatttattcattattttttattttttaaaatgaaatcctgtttattaagaaaacaaaggaatgaaagaattGCTACTCCACAGGCAAAGCAGCccccatttatttttttataaaaattaatgtcTGTATAGCCCCTCCTTATCCATGGGTGATACTTTCTAAGACTcccagtagatgcctgaaaccTGGGATAGGTTAGTACTGAACCCTACATATACTGGTTTcccctatacatatatacatacctataatAAAGTTTAGTTTACAAATTAGGCACAGCAGAAGATTAGCAATAATAGCTAAAAATGGAACAATTATAAAATGATGCTGAAATAAAAGTTGTGTGaatataatttctctctctctctcaaaatactatattttcagactgcagttaACTGCGAGTAATTGAAACCTAAGAACATGAAACTGCAGGTAAAGGGGGACCACTGTATTTGAAGTGtgctacatatttttttttctttttttttttttttgttttgagactaagtctctctctgttgcccaggctggagtgcagtggcaccatctcaaccCACTACCACCTCCGCCtggtgggttcaagcaattctcctgtctcagcctctcaaatagttgggactacaggtgcatgccaccatactgcctaatttttttgtatttttagtagagacggggtttcaccatattggtcaggccagtctccaactcctgacctcaggcgatccacccgctgtggcctcccaaagtgctaggattacagccatgagccactgcgcccagctgaagttcatccatattgttacaAACAGCAGGACCTCCTTCTTtcttaaggttgaataatatatcattatatatatgtttctttacTTACCCATCTGTTGGTGGATccatctgggttcaagtgatccacccgcctcagcctcccaaagtgctgtgattacaggcatgagccaccacacctggccccaacttaggttgtttctgtatcttgattattgtaacataagagtgcagatatctctttgagatactgatttcatttaatttggatatataccaaggagtgggattgctggatcgtatgatagtcctttttaaattttttcagaaacttccattctgtttttcataacggctgaaccaatttacatttccaccataTTGTACAAGGgttaccttttctccacatcttcagaAATGCTCGTTATCTTGTGTCTTTTTTGTTATAGCTCTTCTAagatgtgaagtgatatctccttgcgatttttgtttgcatttttctgtgattggtgatgttgagcaccttttaacATACCCACGGgccatttatgtcttctttggaaaaatgtctagaAATGCAGgttctttactcatttttaaactggttatttgttttgttgttttcaagtTGGGACTACATTTaatcaaaaaggcaaaagatctgtatgctgaaaactataaagcattgaagaaagaaaaagaagaagacacaaataaatggaaaaatatcccatactcatggattggaagaattaaaatgtttaatatgtcCATACTACTAAAACCAATCTACAGATTCTatacaatctctatcaaaattccaatggcatttttcacagaagtagtataagcaattctaaaattcaaatggaaacacaaaataTCCCAAATAGACAAATCAATCTTGAGAACAcggttggaggcatcacacttctgatttcaaattatattccaatgctatagtaatcaaaacattttatgtctgacataaaaacaaacacatagaccaatggaatagaatggagagcccagaaattaAACCTACACATATATgttcaactgatcttcaacaagagAACCGAGAATactcagtggggaaaggatagtcttttcaataaatgtcttagggaaaactggatattcacatgtaaaaaaaatgaaattggaccctcatcttataccatatacaaaaatcaactcaaaatgcattaaaaactgaaatgtaagacctgaaaccataaccCTTATAAGAAACATAGAGggtggccaggtgaggtggctcatacctgtaatcccagcactttgggaggctgaggcaggtggatcacttgaggtccagagatcgagaccagcctggccaacacggtgaagcctgtctctactaaaaatacaaaaatttagctgggtgtggtggcacatgcctgtagtcccagcaacttgggaggctgaggcaggagaatcgcttgaacctgggaggtggaggttgcagtgagccgagattgtgccactgcactctagcctgggtgacagagtgagactctgtcaaaaaaaaaaaaaagaggaagtgtGACCTGAGTTATCACACACAGCTCCCTCATTATTTGATGCCCTATGCTgtctcaggactctgcagagagtcctCATCAACAAGAAGACACTCGCCAGATGCAGCCCCTtggccttggacttcccagtctccataactataagaaataaattctttttcagtttcaggtattctgttataagcaacaagAAATGGACTAAGATGCCATATATCTGGTAAGAGgcaaatttccaaaatatatgaaagtcTTCATTTAGAAGGTATGGAGAACAAGGTACAGGGAACGTGAGGCATAGGCACACAAATATTTCTGGGTTTATTACAGAGGGTACATGGAATAGGAATTTCTCTGAGGGTGATAAGTGTGCTTAAGGGAGAAGTTCATCACAGAACATAAATCATGCTGATTCTGATCCTCCACATCTTGTATCATCTGTCTTCATGATACAAGCAATGCTGTAGGGCAGAGAGACAGCATCTGTGTGCTGACACCCCTCGTGGGCACAAGGAGAGTTTACACCTAGGTCACTGCGCTGCCTCTGAGCTCTCTCTCCCATGCAAATATTTCTCACACTTACTTATGTCCCCACTTAATCCTATCCATCCAAATATTTCTCACACGTACTTAATACCATTATGTGCTTCATAATGATGATGGACCACATATTCAAccatggtcccataagattataatggagctgaaaaatttctgtCATGTAGTGATATCATAGCTGTCCAACATCATAGCTTAAcgcattactcacatgtttgtggtgatgaaaCCATCCatagaaattttataaattcaatcagggaagaaggaagagggataaatgaaaataaaccaagCTTGCAGCACATTCAGCATTAATCATTAGGTCAGCTTGCTCTCTGACCTGCTTCCTCATAGTTTTTTGCTGTCTATTGCCGCAGAATCATGCAGAGCCTAGATTGTAGTTCTCCTTAACTGCTCTATAGACAACAACTTGAACATTGTGAAACattatgtttttcatttgagATATTCTTTCAGGTCCTGTATATCAGTGAAACTACTGATGTCAGCTAGTCCAAAAGAACTGACTCACTAAAGAATTCAGTCCCTACATCCTGATGGTTTCATCAGCTTTACCCCAACCAATCATCAATTATCTCAATTTTCCAGCCTCGTGCCCTCCATGATCCCCTTAAAACTTCAGCCCAAAATTCCTCAGGGAGATAGATTTGAGGGTTTCTCATATCTCCTCACTCAGCTGCCCTGCaatcattaaactctttctctgctgcaaaccctgCTGTCTTGGCATATTGATCTGTTGCTGCACAGTGGGCATATGAACCTGTTGGTCCTGTAACAGTAATGCTGgcataaacaaacctactgcactgccagtccTATAAAAGTATACAGCAATGTCctgggccttcacattcactcaccactcactcactgactcacccagaacaacttccagtcctgcaagctccattcatgctAAATGCCTTATACAAGTATactatttttcttaatcttttataccatatttttactatatattttctatgtttaggtatgtttaaatacataaatacttagCATGTGTTACAATTGCTCACAGTATTCAGCACACTAACACACTGTGCAGATTTGTAGattaggagcaataggctattcCTTTTAGCCTAGATGTGTGGGAGGCTATATCATCTAGGCTTATGTGAGTACTCTCTaagatgtttgcacaatgatgaggtcacctaatgacacatttctcagcacatatccctgtcattaagtgacacatgattGTATCAGGAAAATCCAATCTCTCTATACCCTGGAGGGTGGAGGCCACTTTTTACCAGTGGGAGAATGGAGATTTGAGTGTGAAAATACTGTAGGAAAGAGACTGTAAGATTGCTTTCCAGAGGGACTTGACTTCCTTATTCCATTTTAACTTCAACCTCCTTTTTTAGTATATACAAATATGGCATATACTGGCTAGCAATTCAtagaattcatttctttttcttcttttgtttgccATCCTACCTTGCAGTTAGATGCAGGCTTGCAACTGAGTCCTAGCCAATAGAGTGTGAAGGAAGTGATATATATTACTCTctgttcttatctataaaatccTCCCTCACATACTTTTCtatgttacttttctttcttctggcttAATACAGAGTATACCAGCTTAGTTAAAAgtcatattttgttgaggatggAAGAGCTCCAAGATGTAAGGGACAGATTTCCTGGATTACTCATTGTAGGAGGCTTATACACAGATCGTGAACACTCATTTTGGACTACgcatgaatataaaaataaattaattttttaaaattaaggaatgGAAATTATTGCATTTGTTTGTTAGTGCAGCTAGTTCATCCAAGCTAATGCAAAGCTAGTACATAACTCTTatagaaaaatctggaaaaatacAGAATCcaaaaatgagaggaaaagaaaCACTTGCAATCCCATAACCTGATgataaccactgttaacattttgttgtAGAAACCCAGCTTTAGGAAGACAGGGtgatgaaatggaaaaacaaaattgactGGAAATTAGGAGATCAGGGTTCTGGTCCCAGTTTTCTCTTAATTAGCAAAGCCTTTATTTCTGTTAGAGAAAGGAAAGACTTTGACATGTATTCTCTAAATTGAGAGAGAGAACGGAGTTGTTGCATAGAAAGGGAGTATTTATTACTCCACAATTGTCTTTTTTTAGCTAGTGGTCAAAACATTCAGAAAACTTCAAAGAGCTGCATGCTCAGGGAGAGGAGGTACAAGGGAAGCTGTGGGTGTGACGTTGTGATGGAGTGGACCAAGGAGGAGACATGCTTGGGATTCTCTTTGGTTCTTACCTGTGCTCTGGGAAATCACTGAACTGCCCTGAGGAAAAGTGTCCCCTGGTGCAGTGAAGTCCAGTGCTCCCATAAGTGTTTACCATCAGCAAAGAACCAGCGCCTGCTTCTGAGTAACCTAGTTCTACCTAGaatggactacaggcatgcaggtGGGCTGAATTTGTTCACTAGTAATATTACTTCTACTGCCTTTGGGAAGTGGGTCTAGGGACACAGCAGATGTGGGGGACAAACAAATACTATTCATCTTCTGGCTACCCTATTTAACTCCTGACAACTGGAACAGGGGTGTCGACagtcagaggaggaggagggcagaaGTGTGCACTGCAACACCAGATGTTGGAGGCTGAAAATTATATGGATGCAGAATAAATAACCCCAAAATAACCTTCTATCTGTGGTGTCCAGTCCCCCTCCTTGGCCAGGCATCAAAGCTACGTGTTGTTCGTTTAAAACATGAACATCCtgatcccaggactttgaagATAGGAATCACCCATCCCAAACCAGACACACTGCCCACAGTAGCTGAGAAAGAAGCCAAAGGTGGTGAATGATTAGCAGAACTGCCAGACAGCTCCAGAGTCTGGACACAGAGTACCAGGAAAGCTGTTTCGTGGGGGAAACTCAGACTGATCAAAAGAGCCGAGGAAGTCCTTTGTGGCCTGTCTACTCCATGGTGAGACTCCCCCAACGTCTGTC
This region of Macaca fascicularis isolate 582-1 chromosome 1, T2T-MFA8v1.1 genomic DNA includes:
- the LOC102140938 gene encoding transmembrane epididymal protein 1 isoform X2 is translated as MILKGCVLYPLCSPRNKQRCSRLWKISYGGLLKIVTGSLLTFYVVLCLDSGMVLMSKQVPSRFMYPKEWQHLTMFILLTLNGCVDFMSKNVLPQRCVGLEKGTLVLIIYQLLLLMVSHAKDSEGVELHVHSLLILVVFLLLLVLTAQLWAPNMCHLQLMETFLMLMMGSWLMQAGFILYRPVSGYPWQDDDISDIMFVTTFFCWHVMIDASFLLGIYGFSSFWYHCYSPSLKLTGPKEAPYYASTPGPLYKLLQEVEQSEKEDQALLFSKSSP
- the LOC102140938 gene encoding transmembrane epididymal protein 1 isoform X1 is translated as MGKFIGHFYPGLFLFSYGLYQATVVSKGMILKGCVLYPLCSPRNKQRCSRLWKISYGGLLKIVTGSLLTFYVVLCLDSGMVLMSKQVPSRFMYPKEWQHLTMFILLTLNGCVDFMSKNVLPQRCVGLEKGTLVLIIYQLLLLMVSHAKDSEGVELHVHSLLILVVFLLLLVLTAQLWAPNMCHLQLMETFLMLMMGSWLMQAGFILYRPVSGYPWQDDDISDIMFVTTFFCWHVMIDASFLLGIYGFSSFWYHCYSPSLKLTGPKEAPYYASTPGPLYKLLQEVEQSEKEDQALLLAKCST